Proteins from a genomic interval of Coprothermobacter sp.:
- a CDS encoding recombinase, translating into MTAKPEERHMPLVPILMHICCAPDATVPVVRLRAKGYEPVGFFYDPNIHPKEEYELRLEQARKLAFVDNFELIVGPYEPEHWLAATREFWHEPEGGLRCPRCFGVLLDAAAHKAADLQIPVFTTTLLISPHKDVHVLEQVGREKGALYGVTFLPEAFRKKDGFRESVNLSKEYGLYRQNYCGCIYSRIESEQWRAAHPHGSSWSREDPKDGSGSGVSRR; encoded by the coding sequence ATGACTGCGAAGCCCGAGGAACGACATATGCCGCTCGTGCCCATCCTGATGCACATCTGTTGCGCCCCGGATGCCACTGTGCCGGTCGTGCGTCTGCGGGCGAAGGGGTACGAGCCGGTCGGGTTCTTCTACGACCCCAACATCCACCCGAAGGAGGAGTACGAGCTCCGTCTCGAGCAGGCACGCAAACTTGCCTTCGTCGACAACTTCGAGCTGATCGTCGGTCCGTACGAGCCCGAACACTGGCTGGCGGCGACGCGTGAGTTCTGGCACGAGCCGGAGGGCGGCCTGCGGTGTCCCCGGTGCTTTGGGGTCCTGCTCGATGCCGCCGCGCACAAGGCGGCCGACCTTCAGATACCCGTATTCACGACGACCCTGCTCATCAGCCCGCACAAGGACGTGCATGTGCTGGAGCAGGTCGGGCGGGAGAAGGGGGCGCTGTACGGGGTCACGTTCCTGCCCGAGGCCTTCCGCAAGAAGGATGGCTTCAGGGAGTCGGTGAATCTCAGCAAGGAGTATGGCCTGTATCGCCAGAACTACTGTGGCTGCATCTACTCCAGGATAGAGTCCGAGCAGTGGCGCGCGGCGCATCCGCACGGCAGCTCCTGGTCGCGAGAGGACCCGAAGGACGGCTCCGGGAGTGGTGTGTCCCGCCGATAG